The Pirellulales bacterium genome has a window encoding:
- a CDS encoding ABC-F family ATP-binding cassette domain-containing protein — MILLQIDDLAKHYGPEPVLDGVALEVRPGEKHGLVGPNGAGKSTLIKIIAGKLAADRGACELHSSARMAYLEQHPTFDAGRTLWQEAHSGLSELIDLADEAEAAAHALATATPDNHDRLAARYERLQDEVHRRGAYHLDHRVEHVLDGLGFAREAYQQPVETLSGGQQNRLLLAKLLLAEADLLLLDEPSNHLDIDATQWLESFLAQSQQAMIVVSHDRYFLDKVTNHTLELFHGTIDRYVGNFSAYWRQKAERLEVQRRTWEKQQEFIAKTQDFIRRNAYGQKSAQAKDREKKLARVERVNPPKAIESPAFGFPPASRSGDVALRVEHLSKSYDRPLFQDLSWDVLRGQRWGILGPNGTGKTTLLRCIVREERPDEGQAIIGTGVKFGYYDQRLDLVSDEELVVDAIRPAHKEFREPQRRDLLARFGLTGDMVFQKVKSLSGGERSRAALAKLSASDANFLVLDEPTNHLDLWARDALERALLAYDGTVLFVSHDRYFLNRVADHLLVVEPNRFRVIEGNYETYLHLAALDAGPRKADDATREQQPVVPPRPAENVSRRKRRFPYRKASDIEKEIAERETRAAALEASLADPEVYRSGERLREAKSQIAEERNAITRLMEHWEEASELNG, encoded by the coding sequence ATGATCCTCTTGCAAATCGACGATCTGGCAAAGCACTACGGCCCTGAGCCAGTGCTCGACGGCGTAGCGCTGGAGGTGCGCCCCGGCGAGAAGCACGGGCTCGTCGGCCCCAACGGCGCCGGCAAAAGCACACTCATTAAGATTATCGCGGGCAAGTTGGCCGCCGATCGCGGCGCCTGCGAGTTGCACTCCTCCGCCCGCATGGCCTACCTCGAACAACATCCCACGTTCGATGCCGGTCGCACGCTGTGGCAGGAGGCGCATAGTGGGTTGTCGGAATTGATCGATCTGGCCGATGAGGCCGAAGCCGCCGCGCATGCGCTGGCCACCGCGACCCCGGACAACCACGATCGCTTGGCGGCTCGCTACGAGCGGCTGCAAGACGAAGTTCACCGCCGCGGCGCGTACCATCTCGATCATCGCGTGGAGCATGTGCTGGATGGCCTGGGCTTTGCCCGTGAGGCGTATCAGCAGCCGGTCGAAACGCTCAGCGGCGGCCAGCAGAATCGTCTGCTACTGGCAAAGCTGCTGCTCGCCGAGGCCGACCTGTTGTTGCTCGACGAGCCGTCGAATCACCTCGATATCGACGCCACTCAGTGGTTGGAGAGCTTTCTGGCGCAGAGCCAGCAGGCGATGATCGTCGTCAGTCACGACCGCTACTTTCTGGACAAGGTCACCAATCACACGCTGGAATTATTTCACGGCACGATCGATCGTTACGTGGGGAACTTCTCGGCGTATTGGCGGCAAAAGGCCGAGCGGCTCGAAGTGCAGCGCCGTACCTGGGAGAAGCAGCAAGAGTTCATCGCCAAGACTCAGGACTTCATTCGCCGCAACGCGTATGGCCAAAAGAGCGCCCAGGCCAAGGATCGCGAGAAGAAGCTGGCCCGCGTCGAGCGCGTCAATCCTCCCAAGGCGATCGAGTCGCCGGCCTTTGGTTTTCCGCCCGCGTCGCGATCGGGCGATGTGGCCTTGCGGGTGGAGCACCTGTCAAAGAGTTACGATCGACCGCTGTTTCAAGACTTGAGTTGGGACGTGCTGCGCGGCCAGCGTTGGGGAATTTTGGGGCCCAACGGAACCGGCAAGACCACGCTCTTGCGGTGTATCGTTCGCGAGGAGCGGCCGGATGAGGGGCAAGCGATCATCGGGACGGGAGTCAAGTTTGGCTACTACGACCAACGGCTTGACCTGGTGAGCGATGAAGAACTGGTGGTCGACGCCATCCGGCCGGCGCACAAGGAGTTTCGCGAGCCGCAGCGGCGCGACCTGTTAGCCCGCTTTGGCCTGACGGGGGACATGGTCTTTCAAAAAGTGAAGAGTCTCAGCGGCGGCGAGCGCAGCCGCGCGGCGCTGGCCAAACTGTCGGCGTCGGACGCGAATTTTCTGGTGCTCGACGAGCCGACGAATCATCTGGACCTGTGGGCCCGCGACGCCTTGGAGCGGGCGCTTTTGGCGTATGACGGCACAGTGCTTTTCGTGAGCCACGATCGCTACTTCTTGAACCGAGTCGCCGATCATCTGTTGGTGGTGGAGCCAAATCGCTTTCGGGTGATTGAAGGCAACTACGAAACATATTTGCATCTGGCGGCGCTGGACGCCGGTCCCAGGAAGGCCGATGACGCGACGCGCGAGCAACAGCCCGTCGTGCCGCCGAGGCCGGCGGAAAATGTGTCCCGTCGCAAGCGGCGTTTTCCGTATCGCAAGGCGTCGGATATCGAAAAAGAGATTGCCGAGCGCGAGACGCGCGCCGCCGCGCTGGAGGCCTCACTCGCCGATCCCGAGGTGTATCGCAGTGGCGAGCGACTGCGCGAGGCGAAGTCGCAGATCGCCGAAGAACGAAACGCCATCACTCGACTCATGGAGCACTGGGAAGAAGCCAGCGAACTCAACGGGTAG
- a CDS encoding acyl-CoA dehydrogenase family protein, whose product MATLASNPDAGAAASDGSHYLFAAEHDILRRTVRQFIEREVDPHAEAWEAAGRIPKSMFLRGGELGLFGHCVPEEYDGLGADVRMAIVIAEELSRARCSGIGMGYGAHSEIAMPHLVRFGSDAQKRRWLPDLVAGRKVAALGITEPGAGSNVSAIETTARRDGEGWKLNGSKIFITNSLHADMFCIAAKTNPSAGHRGISMFLVPRETPGFLIEEMKGKLGRRSSDTGLLTFDNAPLAGDALLGVENRGFYQIMSCFENERLVIAAGCIGAAEWALEHTVRYAQERPFGIGRLADMQVTKQRLAKSYMELEAMRHLTYTTAWRVVRGIPSLKEVAMAKAFASEAAFRIIDDCLQLHGGYGYFAEYQIERAYRDIRLDRIGGGATEVMYDIIAKQMGI is encoded by the coding sequence ATGGCGACACTCGCTTCCAACCCCGATGCTGGCGCCGCCGCTAGCGACGGCTCGCATTATCTGTTCGCGGCAGAACACGACATTCTGCGCCGCACGGTTCGGCAGTTCATCGAGCGCGAGGTCGATCCGCACGCCGAAGCCTGGGAGGCCGCCGGCCGCATCCCTAAGTCCATGTTTCTCCGCGGCGGCGAGTTGGGTCTGTTCGGCCACTGCGTTCCGGAGGAGTACGACGGACTCGGGGCCGATGTGCGGATGGCAATCGTCATCGCCGAAGAACTATCGCGGGCGCGCTGTTCGGGGATCGGCATGGGTTACGGCGCGCACAGCGAGATCGCCATGCCGCACCTGGTGCGTTTTGGCAGCGATGCCCAAAAGCGCCGCTGGCTGCCCGACCTCGTTGCCGGGCGCAAGGTTGCCGCGCTCGGCATTACCGAGCCTGGCGCGGGTAGCAATGTGTCGGCCATTGAGACCACCGCGCGCCGCGATGGCGAAGGTTGGAAGCTCAATGGATCAAAGATCTTTATCACCAACTCGCTGCATGCCGACATGTTCTGCATCGCCGCCAAGACCAATCCCTCGGCCGGCCACCGCGGCATCAGCATGTTTCTGGTTCCTCGCGAGACGCCGGGCTTCTTGATCGAGGAAATGAAAGGCAAGCTGGGGCGCCGCTCCTCCGACACTGGTCTTTTGACCTTTGACAATGCCCCGCTCGCTGGCGATGCGCTTTTGGGGGTGGAGAACCGCGGCTTCTATCAAATCATGAGTTGCTTCGAGAACGAGCGCCTCGTCATTGCCGCTGGCTGCATTGGCGCCGCCGAGTGGGCATTGGAACACACGGTGCGCTACGCCCAGGAGCGTCCGTTTGGCATCGGCCGATTGGCCGATATGCAAGTCACCAAGCAGCGACTCGCCAAGAGCTACATGGAGCTGGAGGCGATGCGGCACCTGACCTACACCACCGCTTGGCGCGTCGTTCGTGGCATACCTTCGCTCAAGGAGGTGGCCATGGCCAAGGCGTTTGCCAGCGAAGCCGCGTTTCGGATCATCGACGATTGCCTGCAATTGCACGGCGGCTACGGCTACTTCGCCGAATACCAGATCGAGCGCGCCTACCGAGATATTCGACTCGATCGCATCGGCGGCGGCGCCACCGAGGTGATGTACGACATCATCGCGAAGCAGATGGGCATTTAA
- a CDS encoding Gfo/Idh/MocA family oxidoreductase, with protein sequence MQFGQDRPDAAPDRRGFLAGAAVAAAVMAVPGAARAEASERLVFGAIGCGGQGSFLARSFAGQPDVELAYVCDVDASRAHEAAAKIEEITQKRPQVVSDLRQVLDDKSVDAVIVATPDHWHGPAAILACQAGKHVYVEKPCAHNIREGRMMIEAARRHNRVVQVGTQSRSAAHIQKAFELLRQGAIGDVLVAKAWNSQLRGEIGRGVQPSEPPAGVDYDAWIGPAPFVPFQANRFHYGWHWWHDFGTGDMGNDGIHEVDIARWGLGVESHPNRVAALGGKYRFDDDQQFPDTQYVAFEYAGDGTVGHKRQLVFEMRLWSPYVQEGHENGNAFYGTDGLLVLGKKAGWQLYGRKNKLIDSMKADELGTPHHRNFIDCIRSGNRPNADIEISHFSTALCHLGNIACRVGRQLQFDSTSERIVGDNEADRLVGRTYREGHWAVPRTQT encoded by the coding sequence ATGCAATTCGGCCAAGATCGCCCAGACGCGGCGCCTGATCGTCGTGGTTTTCTCGCCGGCGCCGCGGTCGCCGCGGCGGTGATGGCCGTGCCGGGCGCCGCGCGTGCGGAGGCCAGCGAGCGACTGGTGTTTGGGGCGATCGGTTGTGGCGGACAAGGCTCGTTCCTGGCGCGCAGCTTTGCCGGTCAACCCGACGTCGAGTTGGCCTACGTCTGCGATGTGGATGCCAGCCGTGCCCATGAGGCGGCCGCCAAGATTGAGGAAATCACTCAAAAGCGTCCGCAAGTTGTCAGCGACCTCCGCCAAGTGCTTGACGACAAATCGGTAGACGCCGTCATCGTCGCGACACCCGATCATTGGCACGGACCCGCGGCCATCCTGGCGTGCCAGGCCGGCAAGCACGTCTATGTCGAAAAGCCCTGCGCTCACAACATTCGCGAAGGGCGCATGATGATCGAGGCCGCTCGCCGCCACAATCGCGTGGTGCAGGTCGGCACGCAAAGCCGTAGCGCCGCGCATATTCAAAAGGCGTTTGAACTACTACGGCAAGGCGCCATTGGCGATGTGTTGGTCGCCAAGGCCTGGAACAGTCAACTGCGCGGCGAGATTGGCCGCGGAGTCCAACCGAGCGAACCGCCCGCCGGGGTCGATTACGACGCCTGGATCGGGCCGGCGCCGTTTGTTCCCTTTCAGGCCAATCGTTTTCATTACGGCTGGCATTGGTGGCACGACTTCGGCACTGGCGACATGGGCAACGACGGCATTCACGAAGTCGATATCGCCCGTTGGGGCCTCGGCGTCGAATCCCATCCCAATCGAGTCGCGGCGCTGGGCGGCAAGTATCGCTTCGACGACGATCAACAATTCCCCGACACGCAATACGTGGCCTTCGAGTACGCAGGCGATGGGACAGTCGGGCACAAGCGGCAACTTGTTTTCGAGATGCGGCTTTGGTCGCCGTATGTGCAAGAAGGGCACGAGAACGGCAATGCCTTCTATGGAACTGATGGCTTGCTGGTACTCGGTAAAAAGGCGGGCTGGCAGTTATATGGCCGCAAGAACAAACTGATCGATTCGATGAAGGCCGACGAGTTGGGAACGCCCCACCATCGCAACTTCATCGATTGCATTCGATCGGGCAATCGCCCGAACGCCGACATCGAAATCAGTCACTTTTCTACGGCGCTCTGCCACCTCGGCAACATCGCCTGCCGAGTTGGTCGCCAACTTCAGTTCGATTCGACCAGTGAAAGAATCGTTGGCGACAACGAAGCCGATCGGCTGGTCGGTCGCACGTATCGCGAGGGGCATTGGGCCGTGCCGAGGACTCAGACATAA
- a CDS encoding PA0069 family radical SAM protein, producing MADGAKKNIKGRGAQSRPPNRYERVRLEQAPAADADYRPDEPPAIDRQTRRPLADAQPRLATQFLPDQTRSIISENNSPDVGFRFSVNPYRGCEHGCAYCYARPTHEYLGFDAGLDFESKIMVKHRAPDLLREALAKKSWQGELIAFSGNTDCYQPAERQYELTRGCLAVCAQARQAVGIITKNALLLRDLDLLTELARERLVHVNMSVTTLDANLARAMEPRTSSPAARLDAIAQLAAAGVPVRVMVAPIIPGLTDLETPAILAAASQAGARSAGYVLLRLPLAVEPVFRDWLVRNYPEKQERIESLVQATRGGEYYRSEWGQRMKGGGAYAEGIGRQFAVFAKKHGLDGKLTPAIDTTKFRRARLTGDQLPLFD from the coding sequence GTGGCTGACGGCGCCAAAAAAAATATCAAAGGTCGCGGCGCCCAAAGCCGACCGCCCAATCGATACGAACGGGTGCGGCTCGAACAGGCGCCCGCTGCCGACGCGGATTATCGACCGGACGAACCGCCTGCAATCGACCGCCAAACCCGGCGCCCGCTCGCCGACGCCCAGCCGCGGTTAGCCACTCAGTTCTTGCCCGATCAAACCCGGTCGATCATCAGCGAGAACAACAGCCCGGACGTCGGCTTTCGGTTCAGCGTCAATCCGTACCGCGGTTGCGAACATGGCTGCGCCTATTGTTACGCCCGGCCCACGCACGAGTATCTGGGCTTCGACGCGGGGCTCGACTTCGAATCGAAGATCATGGTCAAACATCGCGCGCCGGATTTGTTGCGCGAGGCGCTGGCCAAAAAATCTTGGCAGGGGGAATTGATCGCCTTCTCCGGCAACACCGATTGTTATCAGCCGGCCGAGCGGCAGTATGAGCTGACGCGCGGCTGCCTGGCCGTTTGCGCTCAAGCGCGTCAGGCCGTGGGCATCATCACCAAAAATGCCCTGCTGCTGCGCGATCTCGACCTGCTGACCGAGTTGGCCCGCGAGCGCCTGGTGCATGTCAACATGAGCGTCACCACGCTCGACGCAAATTTGGCGCGCGCCATGGAACCGCGAACCAGTTCGCCCGCGGCGCGGCTCGACGCCATTGCTCAGCTTGCCGCGGCGGGCGTGCCGGTGCGCGTGATGGTCGCGCCGATCATCCCCGGCCTCACCGATCTGGAAACCCCTGCGATCTTGGCGGCGGCGAGCCAGGCCGGTGCGCGCTCGGCGGGCTATGTGCTGCTGCGATTGCCACTGGCGGTCGAGCCGGTGTTTCGCGATTGGCTCGTTCGCAACTATCCGGAAAAGCAGGAGCGGATCGAATCGCTGGTGCAGGCCACGCGCGGCGGCGAGTATTACCGTTCTGAATGGGGGCAGCGCATGAAAGGGGGCGGCGCCTATGCCGAAGGGATTGGCCGACAATTCGCCGTGTTCGCCAAGAAGCATGGTCTCGACGGTAAGCTGACGCCGGCGATTGACACAACAAAGTTTCGACGCGCCCGACTTACTGGCGATCAACTGCCGCTGTTTGATTGA
- a CDS encoding phytanoyl-CoA dioxygenase family protein, translating to MSTPPLSTEVPGYRSRFGGFWADRLDAPSVLNQKLESGVIALDQAELFQQWIDEGFVLLPAALSPETVDEVNREVDKAWRGEFSKLYCEYRQDNTFYRQPIRSTMRGMRTKLLDLYSQSAPTRDAFFVKPLFDFLSALFERPPMVFQSLYFERGSEQRMHQDSAFVRVGSPMDFVGVWVALEDIQPGSGELEYYSGSHKLPEFIWDNHSKNMPMSYWQTPAHHQYLDSLHANSQEAGLRRVQHRPRKGDILVWHADLAHGGSPHTNTDLTRKSFAVHICPHDAAPEYFTTTGFTGPLAHASGGKYAYEHHHRAPATYWDRVASRIRQFATAKS from the coding sequence ATGTCAACGCCACCACTTTCGACTGAAGTGCCGGGCTATCGCAGCCGGTTTGGCGGATTTTGGGCGGACCGGCTAGATGCTCCGAGTGTGCTCAATCAAAAGCTGGAGTCGGGCGTTATCGCTTTAGATCAAGCTGAACTTTTTCAGCAATGGATCGACGAAGGTTTTGTGCTGCTGCCGGCCGCATTATCTCCCGAAACGGTTGACGAGGTTAACCGTGAGGTCGACAAGGCCTGGCGAGGCGAGTTCTCGAAGCTCTATTGCGAGTACCGTCAGGACAATACCTTCTATCGCCAGCCCATTCGATCGACCATGCGCGGGATGCGCACCAAGCTGCTCGATTTGTACTCTCAGTCGGCGCCGACGCGCGACGCTTTCTTCGTCAAGCCCTTGTTCGATTTCTTGTCGGCGCTGTTCGAGCGTCCGCCGATGGTGTTCCAAAGCCTGTACTTCGAGCGCGGATCGGAACAGCGCATGCACCAGGATTCCGCGTTTGTCAGAGTCGGCTCGCCAATGGATTTTGTCGGCGTGTGGGTCGCTCTTGAAGACATCCAACCCGGTTCGGGCGAATTGGAGTATTACTCAGGCAGCCATAAGCTGCCGGAATTTATTTGGGACAATCACAGCAAGAACATGCCAATGAGTTATTGGCAAACTCCCGCCCATCATCAGTATCTTGATTCGCTGCACGCGAATTCGCAGGAGGCCGGATTGCGCCGCGTGCAACACCGCCCGCGCAAGGGTGACATATTGGTTTGGCACGCCGATCTGGCGCATGGCGGCAGTCCGCACACCAACACCGACCTGACTCGCAAGAGCTTTGCCGTCCACATTTGCCCGCACGACGCCGCGCCCGAGTACTTTACGACAACCGGTTTTACGGGGCCGCTGGCGCATGCGTCGGGAGGCAAGTACGCCTACGAGCATCATCACCGGGCGCCAGCAACTTACTGGGACCGTGTCGCTTCGCGGATTCGCCAGTTCGCCACCGCCAAGTCCTGA
- a CDS encoding methyltransferase domain-containing protein, with protein sequence MNNKDRQRTSPPQRIEREFGVPVPGEILPPEHWTKTALKRLPDGPLDWNELFGRQAPRILELGCGNGRYLIGSALARPQADHIGVDVLPVVIRYATRRGNQRGLANLRFAVRDAESFVAHNVAPGSIDEIHIYHPQPYYHPAQVGKRLLKPAFLAVLHGALTPGGKLFLQTDHPAYWRYILSAAPLFFEFRERGEPWPDTPRGRTRREIIARRAGLPIFRGEGRARTGLDAAEAQRIAESLPPPVFNADRRLQALDQLE encoded by the coding sequence ATGAACAACAAAGATCGGCAGCGCACGAGCCCGCCGCAGCGCATCGAACGCGAATTTGGCGTGCCGGTGCCGGGCGAGATACTCCCTCCCGAGCACTGGACGAAGACGGCGCTCAAGCGGCTGCCAGATGGACCGCTCGATTGGAACGAGCTTTTCGGCCGACAAGCGCCGCGCATCCTGGAACTAGGCTGCGGCAACGGTCGCTACCTCATCGGCAGCGCGCTGGCTCGGCCGCAGGCCGATCACATCGGTGTGGACGTGCTGCCGGTGGTAATTCGCTACGCCACGCGGCGAGGCAACCAACGAGGCTTGGCGAACCTTCGCTTCGCCGTGCGCGATGCCGAAAGTTTCGTCGCTCACAACGTGGCGCCGGGCAGCATCGACGAAATTCACATCTACCACCCGCAGCCGTACTACCATCCGGCGCAGGTTGGCAAGCGGTTGCTCAAGCCTGCGTTTCTCGCGGTGCTGCATGGAGCGCTCACGCCGGGAGGCAAGTTGTTTTTGCAGACCGATCATCCGGCGTATTGGCGCTACATTTTGTCGGCGGCGCCCCTATTCTTCGAATTTCGTGAGCGCGGCGAGCCGTGGCCCGACACGCCGCGCGGCCGCACACGGCGCGAGATTATCGCGCGGCGAGCGGGCTTGCCGATCTTTCGCGGCGAAGGGCGCGCTCGCACCGGTCTCGACGCCGCGGAAGCGCAGCGCATCGCCGAGTCACTACCGCCACCAGTGTTCAACGCCGATCGGCGACTGCAAGCGCTCGACCAGTTGGAGTGA
- a CDS encoding sulfotransferase → MPNKLPNLFLIGAMKSGTSTLAKCLSVHPEIFMSEPKETHFFVDELGAKRGWQWYRDLFANAGDVPFVAEASTTYSMLPRFAGVPERIARHCPQARIIYIVRDPVVRAISHYWHMVRWHGESRAMADGIRANPHWLDYSDYARQLTPYWRLFGRDRVYVLTLEEFSIRPIEEMARLLRWLGVDVAPAAQSASLRENETPAEVRVARAPLARLAHAPIVRQSIQWAPYRLRNYAWRWLSKPVDHWREQTQSVIEMLRPNAQLQANELARQLGRDFPQWTTLWGTTAPNLAPGIAAEDAASLPAAPLRLPQATS, encoded by the coding sequence GTGCCAAACAAGCTACCCAACCTGTTTCTCATCGGCGCGATGAAGAGCGGCACGAGCACCCTTGCGAAGTGCCTTTCGGTCCATCCCGAGATTTTCATGTCGGAGCCGAAGGAAACCCATTTCTTCGTCGACGAACTAGGCGCCAAGCGGGGTTGGCAGTGGTACCGGGATTTGTTCGCGAACGCCGGCGACGTGCCGTTTGTCGCGGAGGCGAGCACCACTTACTCCATGCTGCCCCGCTTCGCCGGAGTGCCCGAGCGCATCGCGCGACATTGTCCGCAGGCGCGCATCATTTACATTGTGCGCGACCCCGTCGTGAGGGCCATTAGCCACTATTGGCATATGGTGCGTTGGCATGGCGAGTCGCGCGCGATGGCCGACGGAATCCGAGCCAATCCACATTGGCTGGACTACAGCGATTACGCGCGACAACTAACGCCGTACTGGCGATTGTTTGGGCGCGACCGAGTGTACGTCCTCACGCTCGAAGAGTTTTCGATTCGGCCGATTGAAGAAATGGCGCGATTATTGCGTTGGCTCGGCGTCGATGTTGCGCCGGCGGCCCAGTCCGCGTCGCTGCGCGAAAACGAGACACCGGCCGAGGTACGCGTCGCGCGAGCGCCGTTGGCTCGACTGGCGCACGCGCCAATTGTAAGGCAATCGATCCAGTGGGCGCCCTATCGCCTGCGCAACTATGCCTGGCGGTGGCTATCAAAGCCTGTCGATCATTGGCGCGAGCAGACGCAGTCGGTCATTGAGATGCTACGACCCAACGCGCAACTGCAAGCGAACGAATTGGCTCGGCAGCTAGGACGCGATTTTCCACAATGGACCACGCTTTGGGGAACTACGGCGCCCAACCTGGCGCCGGGAATCGCCGCCGAGGATGCCGCGTCGTTGCCGGCCGCGCCGCTGCGCTTGCCGCAGGCCACCAGTTAG
- the ndk gene encoding nucleoside-diphosphate kinase, protein MERTLILLKPDCVQRRLIGRILTRFEDKGLNLVAMRMMVVTPELSKKHYAEHVSKPFYPNLEKFITGGPIVAAVIEGLEAIRVVREMLGATSGLKAAAGTIRGDFSSSRQMNLVHASDGPEAAAREIELYFTKDQLCAYEPTVTPWLRAGDES, encoded by the coding sequence ATGGAACGCACGCTCATTCTGCTCAAGCCCGATTGCGTACAACGCCGGTTGATCGGCCGCATTCTGACTCGGTTCGAGGACAAGGGACTCAATCTGGTCGCCATGCGCATGATGGTGGTCACGCCGGAATTGTCCAAGAAGCACTATGCCGAGCACGTCAGCAAGCCGTTCTATCCGAATCTCGAAAAGTTCATCACCGGCGGCCCAATCGTGGCGGCGGTGATCGAAGGGCTAGAAGCCATCCGCGTAGTGCGCGAAATGCTTGGCGCCACCAGCGGATTGAAGGCGGCGGCCGGCACCATTCGCGGCGATTTCAGTTCCAGCCGCCAGATGAACCTGGTGCATGCCTCCGACGGCCCCGAGGCCGCTGCCCGCGAAATTGAGCTGTACTTCACCAAAGACCAGCTTTGCGCTTACGAGCCAACCGTCACGCCGTGGCTGCGCGCCGGCGACGAAAGCTAA
- a CDS encoding class I SAM-dependent methyltransferase, which produces MNSKSSVDEIRRRFDADVDRFSNLDIGQSATIDSPLAMDLVTEAAAAVTPNAKAVLDIGCGAGNYTLKLLQRLPALDVTLVDLSQPMLDRAVERITPTTSGRVRATQGDIRQVELARESLDIVLAASVLHHLRSDDEWRAVFGKIFAALAPGGSFWVFDLIESQLPAVQAMQWRRYGEYLARLKDAAYRDTVFQYVEAEDTPRSLPFQLDLLRGVGFSQIEVLHQNGPFAAFGGVKASGSGRRQPPRHGDAEG; this is translated from the coding sequence ATGAATTCAAAATCCTCCGTCGACGAGATTCGCCGCCGCTTCGACGCCGATGTCGATCGCTTTTCGAATCTCGACATTGGCCAGTCGGCGACGATCGATTCTCCCTTGGCGATGGACCTGGTGACCGAGGCGGCCGCAGCCGTCACCCCCAACGCCAAGGCGGTGCTCGACATTGGCTGCGGCGCCGGCAACTACACGCTCAAGCTGCTGCAACGACTGCCGGCGCTCGATGTGACTTTGGTCGATCTGAGCCAGCCGATGCTCGATCGCGCGGTCGAGCGAATCACGCCCACCACCAGCGGTCGCGTGCGGGCGACGCAAGGCGATATTCGCCAAGTCGAACTGGCGCGCGAGTCGCTCGATATCGTGCTGGCCGCTTCGGTGTTGCATCACTTGCGTTCGGATGACGAGTGGCGGGCCGTGTTCGGCAAGATCTTCGCCGCGCTCGCCCCGGGCGGATCGTTCTGGGTCTTTGATCTCATCGAGAGCCAACTCCCCGCCGTGCAGGCCATGCAGTGGCGGCGCTATGGAGAATATCTCGCGCGGCTTAAGGACGCGGCCTATCGCGACACGGTGTTTCAGTATGTCGAGGCGGAGGACACGCCGCGCAGCCTGCCGTTTCAGCTTGATTTGCTGCGCGGGGTGGGCTTTTCGCAGATTGAGGTGCTGCATCAAAACGGCCCCTTCGCCGCCTTCGGCGGAGTGAAGGCGAGTGGATCGGGAAGAAGACAACCGCCGAGGCACGGAGACGCAGAGGGGTGA